The following is a genomic window from Verrucomicrobiota bacterium.
AATCACATTGTTCCCTGGGTTCGCCTGATTGCCGGCGTTCGTCGAAGCCAGCAATGGATGAGCGTGAATGGGAATCTGTTGAACAGTGAGCGTCACTTCTTCAACTCCGCCGGTTTCAGCCAGAACAAAACCGTTGCCTTGATGGATTGGCAACCGACCGCGCAGGTCGGGCAGCGCAAAGGTGCTTTGTCCGTCGCCGCCGTAGGTAGTGCCGATTAGGTTGAACAACGTCTCGTTTTCCGAGATGGGCAGCAACTGTCCTTCGCAAAACATCCAGCCGGCCGGCGCGAAGTTGCCGCCGAACATTCTAATTTCTCCGACGTAGGGTTGTGCCATGGTTTTGTCCTCAGTTCTGGGATGGAAAGATTCCCTGCAACGCGATGCAAAAGCTGATGGTCAGGAACGGCTGCATGTTGAGGTGAGCCTGGCTGCCACCAACATTGGTCACCGCGTCCGGGCGCAACGTGGTCAGGTTGGCAGGCCCGGCATAAACATTGTTGGCCCCGCCGAGAAAGTTGTTTCCCGGATTCGGAGTGAAGGGCGGCTGACTCGGATTCGCTCCAGTGTCCAGCGAGGCAGTTGGAACATGTGTGTGCGCCGGCATTTCGTCAATGGTCAGTGTATGCGACTGCTCGCCGCCGTTTTCGCCCAACGTGTGACCGTTGCCGACGTGGATAGGTACGCGGCCTTGAAGATTGGGCAAGGCAAAGTTTACACGACCATCGCCGCCGTAGGTGGTTCCCAACAACGAGAACAGCGCCTGATTCTGGTTGATCGGCAGGAGCTGGCCGTTGCACAAAGCCCAACCTTTCGGCGCAAATCCGAAACTCATCAACCTGATTTCACTTAGAAACGGTTCGGCCATAAGCTTCTGATTCGGTTTCTTCTCTCATCCTATCGCAGGTGGCGGCTGGAGCGTTGTCCTGAATCGTGCGTCACCGGACGATTAAAAATGGCCTCGTAGTCACAATAGTTCCGGTGCTGGATGCCAACCGGCACGATGAACATGGTGAAAAGTCCCAAGTCGGCGTGCTCAAACCAGTAGGTGTCCTGCGGCAACGGTCTGGTTGGTGGCCCGATGAAGCGCAACGCAAACTTTTCGTTCTGCGCATCCTCCGCAATCGGTGCCGAAGGATCCCCGGGCGACGGACGCCACCGCGCTTCGGCGAGTTCGAGTTGCACCGGGGCACCCGCGTGGTCATAAACACGGAATCGGCCACCGACGCGCGCGGCGAACGCCGCGAAGCTGATGTCTTCAAGCGGTACGGTTCTCCTGCTGGCTGAGGCGTTGAGTACCAGCACAGGGGCCAACACGGCGCCGGCTGCCAGCCTGGCAGAGTCACTCAAGAATTCACGACGAGTATGCAAAGTGTAACGCCGATCCAACAGCATACGACCCAACGTTGTTCATCAGGTCGGCAACCACATCAACTGTTACCGTAA
Proteins encoded in this region:
- a CDS encoding phage tail protein, giving the protein MAQPYVGEIRMFGGNFAPAGWMFCEGQLLPISENETLFNLIGTTYGGDGQSTFALPDLRGRLPIHQGNGFVLAETGGVEEVTLTVQQIPIHAHPLLASTNAGNQANPGNNVIAASPTIKMFTQGPPAVALNTAVLPSVGGSQPHTNFQPYLCVSFIISLFGIFPSPT
- a CDS encoding phage tail protein, which translates into the protein MAEPFLSEIRLMSFGFAPKGWALCNGQLLPINQNQALFSLLGTTYGGDGRVNFALPNLQGRVPIHVGNGHTLGENGGEQSHTLTIDEMPAHTHVPTASLDTGANPSQPPFTPNPGNNFLGGANNVYAGPANLTTLRPDAVTNVGGSQAHLNMQPFLTISFCIALQGIFPSQN